In Nocardia sputorum, a single genomic region encodes these proteins:
- a CDS encoding thiazole synthase, whose translation MTASGPADAPLRIADREFGSRLIMGTGGAENLAVLEEALIASGTELTTVAMRRVDAAGGTGVLDLLKRLDIAPLPNTAGCRTAAEAVLTAQLAREALDTDWVKLEVVADERTLLPDPIELLTAAEQLVDDGFVVLPYTNDDPVLARRLEDAGCVAVMPLGAPIGTGLGIGNPHNIEMIVADAKVPVILDAGIGTASDAALAMELGCSAVLLATAVTRARRPELMAAAMADAVRAGYAARLAGRIPKRFWAQASSPAL comes from the coding sequence ATGACGGCATCCGGACCCGCCGACGCCCCGCTGCGAATCGCCGACCGGGAGTTCGGCTCTCGCCTGATCATGGGCACCGGCGGCGCGGAGAACCTGGCCGTGCTGGAGGAGGCGCTGATCGCCTCCGGCACCGAGTTGACCACGGTGGCGATGCGGCGCGTCGACGCCGCGGGCGGCACCGGCGTGCTCGATCTGTTGAAACGGCTGGACATCGCGCCGTTGCCGAACACGGCGGGCTGTCGGACCGCGGCCGAAGCGGTGCTCACCGCACAGCTGGCGCGTGAGGCGCTGGACACCGATTGGGTGAAGCTCGAGGTGGTCGCCGACGAGCGCACCCTGCTGCCCGATCCGATCGAACTGCTCACCGCCGCCGAACAACTCGTCGACGACGGGTTCGTCGTGCTGCCCTACACCAACGACGACCCGGTGCTGGCCCGTCGTCTGGAGGACGCGGGTTGCGTGGCGGTGATGCCGCTGGGCGCGCCCATCGGCACCGGCCTCGGTATCGGCAATCCGCACAACATCGAGATGATCGTCGCCGACGCGAAGGTCCCCGTCATCCTGGACGCGGGCATCGGGACGGCCAGCGACGCCGCTCTCGCCATGGAACTCGGCTGCTCGGCGGTGCTGCTGGCCACGGCCGTGACCAGGGCGCGCCGCCCCGAACTGATGGCCGCGGCGATGGCGGACGCCGTCCGCGCCGGTTATGCGGCGCGGCTGGCCGGGCGCATCCCCAAACGCTTCTGGGCCCAGGCGTCATCCCCGGCGCTGTGA
- the thiS gene encoding sulfur carrier protein ThiS, with amino-acid sequence MTLSSVPVGVTVNGDEHEFAEPLTVRELLERLGLPCRGVALAVDGAVFPKSRWDEPVGRGWEIEVLTAVQGG; translated from the coding sequence ATGACGCTGTCATCCGTCCCCGTCGGTGTCACGGTGAACGGCGACGAGCACGAGTTCGCCGAGCCGCTGACCGTGCGCGAGCTGCTGGAACGCCTCGGGCTGCCGTGCCGGGGCGTCGCGCTCGCGGTGGACGGCGCGGTGTTCCCCAAGTCGCGCTGGGACGAACCGGTCGGGCGCGGCTGGGAGATCGAGGTGCTGACGGCGGTTCAAGGTGGCTGA
- the thiO gene encoding glycine oxidase ThiO, translating to MRTLAVVGGGAIGLAVAWRAAETGWSVTLLDPAVASGASWVAGGMLAPLSEGWPGEDRVLEFGAASLARWPEFAARVAAATGVSVFVADETMTVALDAADAADLRTVADWVGGRGHELHLLDRAAVREREPGLARTVRAALLAPAEPAIDNRKLVAALRQAAEAAGVVVRAESVDSLTELPHDQIVLAAGAASAALWPELPVRPVKGEILRLRRRPGVAPAPRRVIRARVHGRSVYLVPRADGIVVGATQYEAGFDTAVTVGGVRDLIADAEAVFPGIGEYEFAEASAGSRPGSPDNLPLIGRLTDRIVAATGHGRNGMLTVPLTVDAVLELLGGAVLPEAEAADPQRFSTTVGGVR from the coding sequence ATGCGGACTCTGGCCGTCGTCGGTGGCGGGGCCATCGGGCTGGCCGTGGCCTGGCGCGCCGCCGAGACCGGTTGGTCGGTCACGCTCCTCGATCCCGCCGTGGCTTCGGGCGCGTCGTGGGTGGCCGGGGGCATGCTCGCGCCGCTGTCGGAGGGCTGGCCCGGCGAGGACCGGGTGCTCGAGTTCGGGGCGGCGTCGCTGGCCCGCTGGCCGGAGTTCGCCGCCCGGGTGGCGGCCGCGACCGGTGTCTCGGTCTTCGTGGCCGACGAGACCATGACCGTCGCGCTGGACGCGGCCGACGCGGCCGACCTGCGCACCGTGGCCGACTGGGTCGGCGGACGCGGGCACGAACTGCACCTGCTCGACCGCGCCGCGGTGCGCGAGCGGGAACCTGGCCTGGCCAGGACGGTGCGCGCCGCGCTGCTGGCGCCCGCCGAACCGGCGATCGACAATCGCAAGCTGGTCGCCGCGTTGCGGCAGGCCGCCGAGGCGGCGGGCGTCGTGGTGCGCGCCGAATCCGTAGACTCGCTGACGGAACTTCCGCACGATCAGATCGTTCTCGCCGCGGGGGCCGCCTCGGCCGCGTTGTGGCCGGAACTGCCGGTCCGCCCGGTCAAGGGCGAGATCCTGCGCCTGCGGCGACGCCCCGGCGTCGCGCCCGCGCCGCGCCGGGTCATCCGGGCCCGGGTGCACGGGCGGTCGGTCTATCTGGTGCCGCGCGCCGACGGGATCGTCGTGGGCGCCACCCAGTACGAGGCGGGTTTCGACACCGCGGTCACGGTCGGGGGCGTCCGCGACCTGATCGCCGACGCGGAAGCGGTGTTCCCCGGCATCGGCGAATACGAGTTCGCCGAGGCGAGCGCCGGTTCGCGGCCGGGCAGCCCGGACAACCTGCCGCTGATCGGCCGGCTCACCGACCGGATCGTCGCGGCCACCGGGCATGGCCGCAACGGCATGCTGACCGTGCCGCTCACCGTGGACGCGGTACTCGAACTGCTCGGCGGGGCAGTGCTGCCCGAAGCGGAAGCCGCCGACCCGCAACGGTTTTCGACGACTGTAGGAGGAGTCAGATGA
- the thiE gene encoding thiamine phosphate synthase, translated as MQPSHPNRPASPRERLANARLYLCTDARREKGDLAKFAEAAFAGGVDIIQLRDKGSPGEAKFGPLEARAELGALAELKAAARRHGGLVAVNDRADIALAATADVLHLGQGDLPPWYARRILGPDVVIGRSTHNRAQAGLAAIDEHIDYFCTGPIWATPTKPGRQAAGPELIRSTADAHPTRPWFAIGGINADNLAQVLEAGAKRVVVVRAITEARDPEAAARELKTALLANA; from the coding sequence GTGCAACCCTCCCACCCGAATCGACCCGCCTCGCCGCGGGAACGTCTGGCGAACGCGCGGCTGTATCTGTGCACCGACGCCCGCCGGGAGAAGGGCGATCTGGCCAAGTTCGCCGAGGCCGCGTTCGCAGGCGGAGTCGACATCATCCAGCTCAGAGACAAAGGGTCACCGGGCGAGGCCAAGTTCGGCCCGCTGGAGGCCAGGGCCGAACTCGGCGCGCTCGCCGAACTCAAGGCCGCCGCGCGCAGGCACGGCGGGCTGGTCGCGGTCAACGACCGCGCCGACATCGCGCTGGCCGCGACCGCCGACGTGCTGCACCTCGGGCAAGGCGACCTGCCGCCCTGGTACGCGCGCCGGATCCTCGGACCCGACGTGGTGATCGGACGATCCACGCACAATCGCGCCCAAGCCGGGCTCGCCGCGATCGATGAGCACATCGATTACTTCTGCACGGGCCCCATCTGGGCGACCCCGACCAAACCCGGCAGGCAGGCGGCGGGCCCCGAATTGATCCGCTCCACCGCGGACGCCCATCCCACCCGGCCCTGGTTCGCGATCGGCGGGATCAACGCCGACAACCTCGCGCAGGTGCTGGAAGCCGGAGCGAAGCGGGTCGTCGTGGTGCGCGCGATCACCGAGGCGCGCGATCCGGAAGCCGCGGCGCGAGAGCTGAAAACGGCACTGCTCGCGAACGCGTGA
- a CDS encoding NUDIX hydrolase, with the protein MRGDGDGWSRGPDGLRHWGRFGAAGLLLRAPLAAGGSAVLLQHRAPWSHQGGTWALPGGARDSHETPVHAAVREAWEEAGIDPADVRVRGERVTASASSGWTYTTVVADAVMTLPTTGNRESVELVWVPEDEVEARPLHPGFAASWPALRAAPARVLLAEIGDDHAVAAALPRTLDLADLGFVWLHSDPAGPGDYARIVDEPGAQVAEPAPSGNTAVETALSFTRGQVLS; encoded by the coding sequence ATGCGTGGTGACGGTGACGGTTGGTCGCGCGGCCCGGACGGACTGCGGCACTGGGGTCGCTTCGGCGCCGCCGGACTGCTCCTGCGCGCTCCGCTGGCCGCAGGCGGTTCGGCGGTGCTGCTGCAACACCGCGCTCCGTGGAGTCACCAAGGCGGGACCTGGGCCTTGCCCGGCGGGGCGCGCGACAGTCACGAGACGCCCGTGCACGCGGCGGTCCGCGAGGCGTGGGAGGAGGCGGGCATCGATCCCGCCGACGTCCGGGTGCGCGGCGAGCGGGTGACGGCCTCGGCCTCGAGCGGCTGGACCTACACCACGGTCGTCGCCGACGCGGTGATGACCCTCCCGACCACCGGCAACCGCGAGAGCGTCGAGTTGGTCTGGGTCCCCGAGGACGAGGTCGAGGCCCGTCCGCTGCATCCGGGCTTCGCCGCGTCCTGGCCTGCCCTGCGCGCCGCCCCCGCACGGGTGCTGCTGGCCGAGATCGGTGACGACCACGCCGTCGCCGCCGCGCTGCCGCGCACACTCGACCTCGCCGATCTCGGTTTCGTCTGGCTGCATTCGGATCCGGCGGGGCCGGGTGATTACGCCAGGATCGTCGACGAGCCGGGCGCGCAGGTCGCGGAGCCCGCGCCGAGCGGGAACACGGCGGTGGAGACCGCGCTGTCGTTCACCCGCGGGCAGGTGCTGTCCTGA
- a CDS encoding glutamate ABC transporter substrate-binding protein — MRSARGILVAALLVVALTSGCASDSSAPVSTKTPKYTDPPFPARAVPVLTDSPVPPPPGTPRCGDPTASLRPTGAGAGARGPTIDAIRARGRLLVGLDTGSNLFSYRDPVSGAIVGFDADIAREVARDLLGSPDLIEFRSLGSAERETALQNRTVDLVAKTMTINCERREKVAFSTVYLHANQRVLAVKNSGIRSLADLAGRRVCIVSGTTSLEHMRRDQPAATILTVPSWADCLVVLQQRQVDAVSTDDAVLAGLAAQDPYTELVGSSISEEPYGIGMTKGNDDLVRFVNGTLERIRNDGTWVGLYQKYLTILGPVPAPPAPTYQD, encoded by the coding sequence ATGAGATCCGCGCGCGGCATTCTGGTGGCCGCCCTCCTCGTGGTAGCGCTGACGAGCGGTTGTGCGAGCGATTCCAGCGCGCCGGTGTCGACCAAGACGCCGAAGTACACCGACCCTCCGTTTCCCGCCAGAGCGGTTCCGGTGCTCACCGATTCGCCGGTTCCGCCTCCGCCGGGCACACCGCGATGCGGCGATCCGACCGCCAGCTTGCGCCCGACCGGGGCGGGGGCGGGCGCGCGCGGACCGACCATCGATGCGATCCGGGCGCGCGGGCGGTTGCTGGTCGGCCTGGACACCGGCAGCAATCTGTTCAGCTACCGCGACCCGGTCTCCGGCGCCATCGTCGGTTTCGACGCCGACATCGCCAGGGAGGTGGCCCGCGACCTGCTCGGCAGCCCGGATCTGATCGAGTTCCGCAGCCTCGGCTCCGCCGAGCGCGAGACGGCGCTGCAGAACCGCACCGTGGACCTGGTCGCCAAGACGATGACGATCAATTGCGAACGGCGCGAGAAGGTCGCGTTCTCCACCGTCTACCTGCACGCGAATCAGCGGGTGCTCGCGGTGAAGAACTCCGGGATCCGGAGCCTGGCCGATCTGGCGGGCCGCCGGGTGTGCATCGTCAGCGGCACCACGTCGCTGGAACACATGCGGCGCGACCAGCCCGCCGCGACCATCCTCACCGTGCCGAGCTGGGCCGATTGCCTGGTCGTCCTGCAACAGCGCCAGGTCGACGCGGTCAGCACCGACGACGCCGTCCTCGCCGGTCTGGCCGCGCAGGACCCGTACACCGAGTTGGTCGGTAGCAGCATCAGCGAAGAGCCGTACGGCATCGGCATGACCAAAGGCAACGACGATCTCGTGCGATTCGTCAACGGCACGCTGGAACGCATCCGCAACGACGGCACGTGGGTCGGGCTGTACCAGAAATACCTCACCATCCTCGGTCCCGTTCCCGCCCCGCCCGCCCCCACCTATCAGGATTGA
- a CDS encoding tetratricopeptide repeat protein, translating to MQVNRPGTPSSTIAWTRGSGPEKPPPPAAHEVPGTEKARDQPSTAAAGHDETRRSPSEPTSSPTSSPQRTSGRSVRTARTRPAVRRLGAGLVPIPTVTPADPRDAVLADAVVSEGRRFCWRCGKPVGRATATRPPTTAGTCATCEASFDFRPTLHAGDMVAGQYEIQGCIAHGGLGWIYLAIDRNVSDRWVVLKGLLHAGDGEAQAVAMAERQFLAEVAHPSIVKIYNFVEHTGADGTPVGYIVMEYVGGRSLRDILDSYERPKRMPVTEAIAYLLEILPALDYLHSTGLTYNDLKPDNIMVTEDQVKLIDLGAVATIDAYGNLYGTRGFQAPEIARTGPTVASDIYTVGRTLAVLTLHLPSEHGRYLDGLPAPADEPVLARYESFHRLLLCATDLDPRRRFPSARAMSAQMSGVLREILALETGTEHPQLSTVFTPPRASFGTEELISQTDAYTDGRPRSSLLDALEVVAGLPIPLLDPADPSAPLLSAAVHPEPSHALEALRDARERADADPGNAPATLDLELALAEARVRLDLRESATVLDLLARLPEGEWRVSWYRGMAELLDREYERAFSNFDEVFRVLPGELAPQLALAATAELVLQHWDSPDPEQWRAYAEKAYETVWRTDRTVVSAAFGLARQLAADDRVAEAVQALDAVPASSRHFTTARMTAVLFLLTAAPVADLDEATLHISASRVSSLPAGESRAMQMRVLVLGAALAWLQSGNRPKRPDATLFGAPFTERELRAGTEAGLRSLARGAPDRKHRYALVDLANMIRAKTWI from the coding sequence ATGCAGGTCAACCGACCGGGCACACCATCGAGCACGATCGCATGGACGCGCGGCTCCGGACCGGAGAAGCCACCGCCGCCCGCGGCGCACGAAGTCCCCGGCACGGAAAAGGCGCGCGACCAGCCGAGCACCGCTGCGGCGGGACACGACGAAACGCGCCGCAGCCCCTCGGAACCCACGTCGTCACCCACGTCGTCCCCGCAGCGCACCTCCGGACGCAGCGTGCGCACGGCGCGAACCCGCCCCGCGGTACGACGGCTCGGCGCGGGACTCGTGCCGATCCCCACGGTGACGCCGGCGGATCCCCGCGACGCCGTGCTCGCCGACGCCGTGGTCTCCGAGGGCAGGCGATTCTGCTGGCGCTGCGGCAAACCGGTCGGCCGGGCGACGGCGACCCGGCCCCCGACCACGGCGGGCACCTGCGCGACTTGCGAGGCGTCGTTCGACTTCCGGCCCACGCTGCACGCGGGCGACATGGTGGCGGGGCAGTACGAGATCCAGGGGTGCATCGCCCACGGCGGACTCGGCTGGATCTACCTGGCGATCGACCGCAATGTCAGCGACCGCTGGGTGGTGCTCAAGGGCCTGCTGCACGCCGGTGACGGCGAAGCGCAGGCGGTGGCCATGGCCGAACGCCAATTCCTGGCCGAGGTGGCGCATCCCAGCATCGTCAAGATCTACAACTTCGTCGAGCACACCGGTGCGGACGGCACACCCGTCGGCTACATCGTCATGGAGTACGTGGGCGGCCGTTCGCTGCGCGACATCCTCGACTCCTACGAACGCCCCAAGCGCATGCCGGTCACCGAGGCGATCGCCTACCTGCTGGAGATTTTGCCCGCGCTGGACTACCTGCACTCGACCGGTTTGACCTACAACGACCTCAAACCCGACAACATCATGGTCACCGAGGACCAGGTGAAGCTGATCGATCTCGGCGCCGTCGCCACCATCGACGCATACGGAAACCTGTACGGCACGAGGGGATTCCAGGCGCCGGAGATCGCGCGCACCGGCCCGACCGTCGCCTCCGACATCTACACCGTCGGGCGCACACTGGCCGTGCTCACCCTGCACCTGCCCTCGGAGCACGGACGCTATCTCGACGGGCTCCCCGCTCCTGCCGACGAGCCGGTGCTGGCGCGCTACGAGTCCTTCCATCGTCTGCTGCTGTGCGCCACCGACCTGGACCCGCGCCGCCGCTTCCCCTCCGCGCGTGCGATGTCCGCACAGATGTCGGGCGTGCTGCGGGAGATCCTCGCGCTGGAGACCGGCACCGAGCATCCCCAGCTGTCCACCGTCTTCACGCCGCCGCGAGCCAGTTTCGGCACCGAGGAGCTGATCAGCCAGACCGACGCCTACACCGACGGCCGCCCCCGCAGCAGCCTGCTGGACGCGCTCGAGGTGGTGGCGGGACTGCCGATCCCGCTGCTCGATCCGGCCGATCCGTCGGCCCCGTTGCTCTCGGCCGCGGTGCATCCCGAGCCGTCCCACGCGCTGGAGGCGCTGCGCGACGCACGCGAGCGAGCCGACGCCGATCCCGGCAACGCCCCGGCGACGCTCGATCTGGAACTCGCCCTCGCCGAGGCGCGCGTGCGGCTCGATCTGCGGGAATCGGCCACGGTGCTGGATCTGCTCGCGCGTCTGCCGGAAGGGGAGTGGCGGGTGAGCTGGTATCGCGGCATGGCCGAACTGCTCGACCGGGAGTACGAGCGCGCCTTCTCGAACTTCGACGAGGTATTCCGCGTGCTCCCCGGCGAGCTCGCCCCGCAGCTCGCGCTGGCCGCCACCGCCGAACTCGTGCTCCAGCACTGGGATTCGCCGGACCCGGAGCAATGGCGCGCCTACGCCGAGAAGGCCTACGAGACGGTCTGGCGCACCGACCGCACCGTGGTGAGCGCCGCCTTCGGGCTGGCCAGGCAGTTGGCCGCGGACGACCGGGTGGCGGAGGCCGTACAGGCGCTGGACGCCGTGCCCGCGTCGTCCCGGCATTTCACCACCGCGCGGATGACCGCCGTGCTGTTCCTGCTCACGGCGGCGCCGGTAGCCGACCTCGACGAAGCCACCCTGCACATCTCGGCATCGCGGGTGTCGAGTCTGCCCGCGGGCGAGAGCCGCGCGATGCAGATGCGGGTGCTGGTGCTCGGCGCGGCCTTGGCGTGGCTCCAGTCGGGCAACAGGCCGAAGCGTCCCGATGCCACGCTGTTCGGCGCGCCTTTCACCGAGCGCGAACTGCGGGCGGGCACCGAGGCGGGGCTGCGCTCCCTGGCGCGCGGCGCACCCGATCGCAAGCACCGCTACGCGCTCGTCGACCTGGCCAACATGATCCGCGCGAAGACCTGGATCTAG